CGCGCCACGATCGCCTCGGAGCCGCCGATCGCCACACGGCAGACGAGCGATCGGGCGCGCCGCGCCTCGTAGGGGCTCCCCCTCCGGCCTGCAATCTCCTCCGCCACGAGGTAGCCGATGTTGTGGCGCGTGGCCGCGTAGTCTTCCCCGGGATTGCCGAGACCGACCAGCACCTTCACGGCGCGCCGATCCCCGGCCGCCCCTACTTCTTGCCTTCTGGCTTCTTGGCTTCCTTCTTCTTGGCGGCCTCTCCCTCTTCGGCTTCGGCTGCTCCCTCCTCGACCACCTTGCCCTTCTTGATGACCTCCGGCTCGGCGGGCGCCGCGGGGGCCGCCTCGGCGGCCGGCGCGACCGTCTCCTCCTTGGCCGGCGGGCTGACGACCACGAGCGTCTGGTCCGTCTCGGTCAGGATGCGGTACCGGTCGCTCGTCGGCAGATCCGAGACGCGCAACGCGTCGCCGATCTTGAGCGGCGTGACGTCGATGGTGATGTGCTCGGGAATGTCCCCCGGCAGGCAGGAGACCCTCACCAGGCGCGTGACGTGCTCCAGGATGCCGCCGTCGAGCTTCACTCCGGCCGCCTCCCCCGTCACCTGCACCGGCACCTCCACCTCGATCACCTCGTCCATCTGGATGCGGACGAAGTCGGCGTGGATCAGGTTCCCCTTGACCGGGTCGACCTGGTACTCCTTGATCATCACGTGACGCCGGGCTTCCTTCTCGGCCAGGTTGAGCTGGAAAATCGTGTTGACTCCCGATTCGGAGTGGATGATCTCGAGGATCTTCTTCGGATCGACCACCACCGGCACGGGATCCTTGCGGGCGCCGTAGACGATGGCGGGGATCTGCCCCTGGCTGCGGAGCCTCCTGGATTCGTTCTTGCCGAGATCACCCCGGCCCTTCACATCGACCACGAGTTCCTTCATGGAGCGTTTCCCTGTGCCCGGGCGCGGCGCGTGCCGTCCCCGCGGCTCAAAAAACGGGACCTCTCGGCGATTCGGGAGATCCCGTGACCCGGTCGAGCCGCCTTCAGACGAACAGCGAGCTGACCGACGAGTTCGTATGAATGCGCTTGATCGCTTCTCCGAGGATCCCCGCCACCGAAAGCACGGTGATCCGGCCCGCCTTCCTCTTCTCCTCGCTGATGGGAATGCTGTTGGTCACGACGGTCTGCAGCATCTCGGACGAGCGGATGCGCTCCACGGCCGGCCCCGAAAGCACGGCGTGGCTGAAGCAGCCGTAAATCGCCCGGGCGCCCTTGCGCGTGAGCGCCTGCACCGTCCCGGCGAGCGTCCCGGCCGTGTCGACGATGTCGTCCACGATCAGGCACGTCTTCCCCTCCACGTCGCCGATGACGTGCATCACCTTGGGCTCGTTCCCCTCGCCCCGCCGCTTGTCGATGATGGCCAGAGCCGCATCCAGTCGCTTGGCGTAGGCCCGCGCCCGCTCCACGCCTCCGGCGTCCGGCGACACGATCACCGGGTTCTTGAGGTGGAGCGATTCCACGTGCTCGATCATCACCGGCGCGGCGAACAGGTGATCCACCGGGATGTTGAAGAACCCCTGGATCGCCGGGGCGTGGAGGTCCATGGCGAGGACGCGGTCGGCGCCCGCCGCGGTCAGGAGGTCGGCCACGAGCTTCGCGGATATCGGCACCCGAGGCTTGTCCTTGCGATCCTGCCGGGCATAGCCGTAGTAAGGAAGTACGGCGGTGATGCGGGCCGCCGACGAACGCTTGAAGGCATCGAGCATGACCAGGAGCTCCATCAGGTTCGCGTCCGCCGGGGTGCAGGTGGGCTGAATCACGAAGGCATCGGTGCCCCGCACATTTTCCAGGATCTGGCAGTAGGCCTCGCCGTCCGCGAACCGACGGCACTCGGTCTTGCCGAGCGGAATGCCCAGGACCCGGCAGATCTCCTGCGCCAGGGCCGGGTGCGCGCTCCCGGAGAAGACCTTCAGGTTGCTGGTGTCGAGTCCGCTCATCGCGCCGTTCCGCACTCCAGTCCTCCGCCGCCTCGCACGCCCGATGGTTGGGGCGGGAGGATTCGAACCTCCGGTCCTGGATCCAAAGTCCAGTGTCTTACCGCTTGACGACGCCCCAACGATCGCATCCAGGTGACGCCCGGTCCTAGGCAGGGGTGGAATCGTCCGGTTGGATGATGGTGGGCCGCTCGCGGCCGGCCTCGTCGTCTGAACCGTCTCTCCCCTCGGCCGCCGGGCGGGATCTCCCGGAGTCCAGATTCACCAGAACCTCCCTGTACCGGGCCAGAACCTTGTCCTCGATCTTCTTGCGCGTCTCGTTGTTCAGCGGATGGGCGATGTCCCTGAACGTGCCGTTCTTTCTCTTCTTGCTGGGCATCGAGATGAACAGCCCGCTGTTGCCATGGATGATCTTGATGTCGCTCACGACGAAGCAGTCGTCGATGATGATCGAAACGAACGCCTTCAGCTTCTCTTCTTCGACAGGAAAGACCCGGACCTCGGTGATTTCCATGGCCGGCGCCTCCCTTGGATCAGGAGATCCTCCTGTATCAGTCGAACGCCGCGCGTCTCCGATAGTCCCGACTGTTGATGGGCACGCTCCGCATGACCGTGAACCCCGAAGGGCCTATATCGGCCAGCGCCCGCTCCGCGGCCGCCGCGGTCCTGAAGATTCCAAACACGGCCGAGCCGCTCCCGGTCATCGCAGCGGCCGACGCCCCCGCGACCAGCAGGCGATCCTTGATTTTCCCGATGGCGGGACAGAGCGCGCACGCATATGGCTCCAGATCATTTCCTGCGCGCACCCACGTCTCGACTTCCCTGGGGAAGTCGTCCTCCGGGGTCTGGTTGAAGCGAGGCATAGTACTGATTTTCAAGGCAGATGTCAACGGCGCGACGACTCGCCCGTAGACCTCCCGCGTCGAGATCGGGATGCGGGGAAAGACGATCAGGACCTCGAAGCCCTCGAGGTCGGGGAGGGGCCGGACTTCCGTCCCGGTTCCCGTCAAGAGGGCGGTTCCCCCGGTCAGGAAGAACGGCACGTCCGATCCCAGCGTGGAGGCGAGGCCCGCAAGCTCCCCATCGGACAGATCCAGGTTCCAGAGGCGCCTCAGACCGACCAGGGCCGCGGCCGCATCGCTGCTCCCTCCCCCCAGGCCGGCACCTGTGGGAATCCGCTTCTCCAGCCGGATCCGTGCGCCGCGAGGGCCGTTTGCAAGCCGGGGCAGGAGGGCCTCCGCCGCCTTCCACACCAGATTGTCCGGCCCCGCCGCGAGGTCCGGATCGTCGATGTCCAGGACAAGACCCGCCGGGACCGCGTCGAGGATCAGCGTGTCGTGCAGGCTGACCGTCTGGACCGCCGATTCAATGAGATGGTACCCGTCCGGTCGTCGGGCCTTGATGGTGAGATTGAGGTTGATCTTGGCGTGCGCCTTGAGGCGGATCCGGGTCAATTCTCCCGGGTTGCGTCCCCCGGGTCCAGGAGGCCCTGAAGGTCCGGTGAACGGCCCGGCGTCCGCTCCCGAAACCCCTCCGGGATCGCCGGGGACACGATCTCTTCGGAGACGTTTCTGGCCCAAGGTCCCTCCACGGCGGAGAGATCCACGGTGCCCTCCTTGCGAGGCAGCCGCAGCTTGATTTGCCTGGGCCAGCGAGGGCCGAGGCCCTTCTCGTACTCGCCGTACTCGACCTCCAGGATGATAGCACCGCTGATTCCTTCTCGAACGACCGCCGAAATCAGCGTGCCGCCGCGTTCGGCGCAGCGGGCCTGATAGCGGATCTCGCCGGGCGGGCAGGACACCTCATACCACGAGACGGTGCGGCCGAAAGTTGCTGCGGGCCGGGTCTGGACCTCGACCCGGACCGACTCCGGAGGGCACATGGGCCTCCCCGTGAACAGGGAAACGACCCCCGCCGCGTCGAGCGGCACGCCCAGGAGCCCTTCCAGTGCCCGCTCCGGGGACCCGGCGCGCTCGAATACCCTTTCCGAGGGCCGGAGCGCCACCGCCTGGTCCCGCGTCGCCGCGATGATCAGGCGCGGTCCGCCTGCCGGGCCATAGAATTCCATTCGCAGCCGGTCGGGGGGCAGCAGGGTCACCGCGAGCCGGAACCTGATCCTCCCTTCCGGCCCATCGGATTGTCCCCGGAAGAGCGCCTGATAACCGGGCTGCCCCGGCAGAGTCCCGGATCCCGGCGCGATCGAGCCGCCCGTGGTGCAGGCCGGACCGGCGAGACAGAGGGACCCCAGGACGGCGAGGAGTGCCCGAGTCATTCCCGGGCGCGCCTCGCTCATGGAGTCACCGGGCGGGCGGATTCGATCTTGAGGATCTTCTTGCGCACCCGCTCCGGCTCTTCGTGCCCCGAGGCCAGGGCCGCCTGCCACTCGCGCACCGCCTCGTCCTGTCTTCCGGTCTCGCGAAGCAGATCGCCCAGGTGCTCGTGGATCGTCGGGTCGGACGCGTCATAACGGAGAGCGGCACGCAGGTGCTTTTCAGCCTCGCTGTAGAGCCCCATCCGGAAGCGGACCCAGCCGAGGCTGTCGAGGTAGGCGGCGCTCTTCGGATTGATCTGCAGGGCCCGCTCGACGTAGCCGACCGCCTCGGTCAGCTTCACGCCTCGATCGGCCAGCATGTACCCGAGATAGTTGAGCGCCATGGCGTTTTTCGGGTTGACCCGGATCGCCCTGGCCAGAAGGCGCTCCGCGTCCGCATGCTTCCCCAGCCGCTCCAGGGCGGCGCCGCGGGCGAAGAGCAGGGCGTCGTCCCCCGGGTGGCGGCCGGTCGCCTCCTTGAGCACCGCGTCCGCCTCTGCGTAGCGTTTCTGGCGCAGGAACGCCTCGGAGACACGGGCATAGACATCGGACGATCCCCCCGCCTCCTCGATCAGAGCCTTGAAGTGCTGCCGCGCGTCCCCCTCCTTCCCTGTGGCGATCAGGATCTCGCCGCTGAACACCTTGGCGTCGAGATCGTCGGGGAAACGTCGCTCGGCCTCGACGGCGACCCGCCGGGCCTCGTCCGGCTTGCCGCCGAGCATCTGGGCGCGCGCCAGAAGCAGGAACAGCTCGGGGCCCGGATCGCCGGCGGAATTGAGCGCCTCGACGAAGGACTCGCTGGCGTCACCGTAACGGCGGCCCTCGAGCTGCAGGATGCCGATTTGCGAAAAGGTCAGTGCCAGGACCGCGGCTTCCCGGTCGCTCACCGCCCCCCTTCCGTTCGCCAGCTCGATGATCTCCCGGTACTGAGCGAGGGCCGTCTCCACCTCGCCGTCCTTCTGCCGCAGGCGCGCCATCTGAAAGCGGGCCTCGAGATTCGCCGGCTCCTTCCGGATCAATCGATCGCAGGCGGCGATCGCCTCGTCGATGCGTCCCGCGCCCTCGTAGGCCTGCGCCAGCGACAGCAGGCTTCGGGAATCCCCGGGGTCGGCCTCCAGGGCCTTGAGCAGCTCCGGGATCGCCTCGTCGTTCCGGCCCGCCAGCAGGTGCAGGGACCCGATTCGCCCGTGCAGGTAGACCGAGTCGACCGACCGCTCGAGGAGATCGGTGTACAGGGCAATGGCCTCGTCGTACTTCTTGCCGTATTCCAGGACGGCCGCCAGGGCATCGGCCGCCTCCAGATTGCCGGGCGATCGCGCCACGAGACGGGACAGGACCTTCTCCGCTTCCTGGGCACGGCCGGTCCGCGCGTAGACCTTGCCCAGGAGCAGGGACAGGGCGGGGTCGAGAGGTTGCCCGCTGCCGAACTCGAGGATCGTCTCCCCGGCTTCCTTGAGGCGGCCGGTGTGGTAGTACAGCTCGGTGAGGGCCCGGCACGAATCCCCATCCGCGGGGTTGGCCCGCAGGGCGGCACGATAGCGTTCGATCGCTTCGCCGATCTGGGCCTCGGCATCGCCGCCTTCACGGGCGCGTCTCAGGTGGATGTCACCGAGGAGTTTCTGGGCCGGCGCCATGCCCGGATCGGCGGCGACGATCCGCTCCGCGAGCACCGAGGCGCCGGCCAGGTCGCTCAGAGAAAATTTGAGCTGGGCCAGCTCCAGCAGCAGGGAGGGGGATGAATCGGTCCGGGTGGCGTTCTCCATCTGCTCCAGGGCGTTGATGTAGTCTCGTTCGAGAATCATCTGCTGCGCCAGCGAATAATGATAGTAGGCCTCCGGCTGCGCCGGGTTCCGGCCCGGCCCCGCGGCTCCGAGCGCTCGGCGCTCGGAGGCGAGGAGCAGGATCGACGCGACGAGGATCGCCCGGGTCCATCGTCCGGATCTCATGGGCGGGCCGATCCCGCCGGGGGCTCGTCGAATCGCGCCTTCAGGCGTTTGGTCATCGGGCTGACCGAGACGGTCAGGACCTTCTGTTCGTTGGGCCGGAAGTCGCCCTGGATGCCGACGATGTCATCGAAGCTCTTCCCCGACACGACACGAACCTCCACGCGATGAGTGCCCGGAGCGACCCCGAGGGTCCGCATGAAACGACTCCGGCCCGAGGCGCTCCTGAGCTTCTCGTCCACAAGCGGTGAGCCGTCCAGGCGCACTTCGATGCGCCCCGACTCGAAGCGGTGCTGCAGGGTGAGCCGAAGGCGGGCGGTCTGGGCAGCCCATCCCTCCGCCTGACCGGGAGCCCCGGCCAGCCCCGCGAGAGACCCGGCGGGCGCCGGGGACGTCAGGAGGCCGAGCGGCTGGGACCCCGATCGTCCCGCCGGTGAACGGTACAGGAGGAACGGCGCCGAGGCGAGCAGGACGAGGCAGATCAGAAAGGCGACCCAGCCGATCCCGAGGGGCGATCCGCTCGGAGCGAACAACCGCGCGAACCGGGGGGCCAGAAAGACGATGCCGCGCGATCCGACGGAGACCGGTTCCGACGCCGGACCCTTCCCATCCTCCCGCGAGACCAGCGTGGGCGGCTCCGACTGCTTCGCCGAGTCGCGCCACTGCTCCACGGCGGCCTTGAGGTCCGCGACCAGATCCTGGCAGCACCCGTAGCGATCCGAGGCAGACTTGGCCACAGCCTTGCGCAGGATCCGATCGAAGGAAGGCCGGAGCGCAGGATTCAGCTTCGAGGGAGGAGGCGGGTCGACGTTCACCACCTGGTAGGAAATGGCGGTGACGCTGTCGCCGACGAAGGGCTTCTCCCCCGTGAGGAGCTGGTACAGGATCACGCCGAGCGAGAACTGGTCGGACCTCCCGTCCACCTCCCCCCCGATCACCTGCTCGGGAGACATGTAGTTCGGCGTGCCGAAGAATTTCCCCGGGCGGGTCAGTCCGCCTGCCACGAGCCGGGCGATGCCGAAATCGAGGATTTTGGGCTGGCCACTCTCGGTCATCAGGATGTTCGCCGGCTTGATATCGCGGTGGACGACACCGTTCTCGTGGGCGTAGTCCAGGGCCTGCGCCAGCCTGTCCATGACATCGGCGACCTGCAGGAGCGGCAGGCGGCCCCCGCCGGCCAGGAGGTCGTGCAGATTGGTGCCGGTCACGTACTCCATGGCGATGTAGGCGTCCTCACCGGGCGCCTTTTCGCCCACGTCGTAGATGGTGACAATGTGAGGGTGATTGAGCCGGCCGGCGACCTGGGCCTCGTGATAGAAGCGGTGCAGGAACTCCTCTTCTTCGTTGGGACCGAGCGGGAAGGAGAAGGCGATCGTCTTGAGAGCCACGATGCGGCCGATTCGGGGGTCGCGGGCCTTGTAGACGAGGCCCATCGACCCGCGGCCGATCTCCTCGAGGATTTCGTAGCGACCGATCGCCTTCGGCATCCCCATCCGCCTGCTCGACTTTCCCGGTCCCGCGTGAGCCGGGACGGCCCGAGGCCCGCGCAGTCCTCACCCCGCGCGCCGTGTTCGGCGCCCCGGGGGCACGCGCTTCAATATAGGCCCCGTGGCCGGTATCGGCCATAGATGCGGGAGATCAGGCGGCGTTCCTGTCGGCCGGTCGCGACACCCCTCGCAGGTACTCGATCGCCTTCTTCAATTGCGGATCGTCCGAATCGGTCGGTCGGCCCTCGATGGCCAGGTCGGGCTGAATCCCCTGTCCGTGCCACTCCTTGCCCGAGGGGGACTGGAGCCTTCCCGTAGCCAGGAAGATGCCGTCTCCCTGCTGCAGGGGCAGGAGAGCGCGCACGGCCCCCTCCCCCCAGGTCTTCTGGCCGACGATGGGCGCGCTCCGATCGTCGTGCAGTGCGGCGGCCAGGACCTCGCAGGCCCCGGACGTCCCTTCGTTCACCAGGACCACGAGCGGGCCGGACCAGACACGGCGCCGTCCGTCGGCCTTGTAGGCCTTGTCGCCATCGTAGCGATCGGTCACCGTCACGATCGTTCCGTCGTTGATGAACAGGCTCGCGGCGCCGATGCCTTCGGCGAGGCTATCCGACGAGCAGCCGCGCAGGTCGAGCAGGAGCCTCGCCGCGCCCCGCTTCTTGAGGCCCGCGATCGCCTGGTCCAGACGTTTCGCGTCCCCCTCCTGCAGGGCGGCGACCCGCACCACGCCGGCGTCGGGAGCCTCGAGAGTCCCGGAGGGGGCCGGCGGCGCGAGCGTGCGGCGGGTCAGCTCGATCGTCTTCCGCCCCGCGGCCGCGACCGGGCTGACATTGAGGGTCACCTTGGTCGAAGGCTTGCCGCGCAGGGCACGGGACGCCTCCCAGACCCCCATGAGTCGCGTCGATCGGCCGTCGATCATCACCACGACGTCCCCGGTCTGCATCCCGGCCTCCGCCGCGGGGGAGCCGGCCTGGACCGACACCACCACGAGGTAGCCGCGCCGCTTCGAAAGGGTCAGCCCGGCGCCGGCCGGACCTCCGGCGTCTCCACGGAAGGCCTTTTCGTACTGGACGGGGCTCAGGTACTCGTTGACCGGATCGAGGGACTCGAGCATGCCGCGGTACGCCCCCTCCATCAGGCCGTCCAGCTGCACGGGCTGGACATAGTTGTGGACGATGAGATACAGCGCCTCGTTGAACAGCTTGAGATAGCTGTAGGTGCCCTCCACCGCAACGACTCGTCCCATCATCGCCCCGGAGACACTGAACAGGACGAGCGCCGTGGAGAGGACCAGCATCAGTTTTCTGTCGGCCGTGATCTTCATCAGTCCTCCGATCTTCAAGGAACCCTGCGGGATTCCCGCTTGATGCGAGGTGCCGCGGGCTTGCGCTCGGCCACCCGGCCGGGCAACCCGCGCAGCCAGGCGGCCGGGTCTTCGGGCTTGCCGTCGTGACGGATCTCGAAATACAGCCCCGGCTGCTCGAACGACCCCCCGGCCCCGGAGCGCGCGATCGGATCGTCCCTCTTGACATCGTGCCCGGCGGCGACCAGACGCTCATCCACGTGACCGTAGACCGAGAGGTACCCGTCGCCATGATCGATGACGACCATCTGGCCGTACCCCTTGAACCAGTCGCTGAAGACGACCCGGCCGTCGAAGACCGCCCGAACCTCCTGGCCCGGCGCCGAGGCGATGTCGATGCCGGGGTGGGGCACGATCGTGCTGAATCGCGGGTGGCGCATGTTGCCGAAGGGGACCGCCAGGCGGCCGCGCGCCGGCCAGTCGAGCAATCCGCGGAAGCGGGCGAACCCCAGGGACGGCACGCCGGCCGAGGCATCGGGACGGGCGAGGCGATCCAGGAGGGAGCGGATGTCCTGCTCCACCTGCAGGAGATCGCCCAGCATCTCTTTCTGAAGCGACTGCCGTCGCTGCAGCCCCGCCAGGATCGACTGCTTGCTGCCCCGCGCCTGCCTCAGATCCCGGGACTTCCCGTGCAGCGCCGCCTGGAGGGCGCGCAGCGAGGCGTCCTTGCCCTCCAGATCGGCGAGCACCTCGTCCAGGCGGGCGCGGTCCGCCCGATAGTCCTCGACGCGCCGTGCCTCGGAGAGGCTCAGCGCCTCGATCGATCGGTAGCCCGCGGCGATCTGGGCAGGGGCCGAGGCGGCCGTCACCACACGCAGGTACCTCGCCGGTCCGATCTTGTACGTCTCCCGCAGGTAGCCCCGCAGCTCCTCCTCGGTCCTGGCCAGTTTCTGTTCCAGGGTCAGTGCCTCCAGGCGGGCCAGCCGCTCGCGCTCGGCGGTGCGCCCGAGCTCGTCCTTGAGCGACTCCGCCTCGCGCGACAGGAGCGCCATCCTGAGATCGAGCTCCTCGATCGAGTCGAGGACGGAGCCGGCGCTCGCCTCGGCCTCCACCAGGCGAACCTTGAGCTCCTCGATCTCACGCCGCACGCGATCGAGTCGCCCTTCCTCCTCCTGCCGGCGGATCTCCTTGAGACGGGAGGCATCGTCCTCCGGCGCGGCCCCGACGGGCGCCGGATTCACCGCACCGCACAGGGCCAGCGCCAGGAACCCCTCCACCAGGAGCCTGCCCGGCCCAATACTCGGCCAGCCTCCTGGCCTCTCAGCGTGCGAGCGAGCGTCCATCGATTCCTCCGACCGGCGGCACTCCGAGCAGCGCCAGGACCGTCGGGTAGATGTCGGCGATCCCGGGGGCGCCGAGCGCCAGCGGGGCACTGCTGAACAGCACTCCCGGCACCAGGGCCGGGTCGTTGGAGCAGTGGTCTCCGCTCCAGGCCTTCAAGTTGTCCTCGAACACCTGCGGCGGCACCTCACCGAGGGCGGTCTGCCAGCCGATCCTGTAGTGCGCGGTGTTGGCGGCCCGGAGATCCGGGATCAGCCGCGGGTCGAATCCGGAGTAGATCTCCTCCCGGCGGTAGACGCGCGCCACGGGCTTCTCTCCTGTTTCAGGATCGACGAGGTCCTCGAGCTTCCGGGCGATCGAGGTGCGCGTCTCTTCGTAGTCGCGCCCGGGGACCACGCTCCCCTGCGGCTCCCTCCCCATGAGGTTGATGTAGATGTTGCCGAGCCCCATGGCGTACGCCCGCGTGCGCGACCAGTCCACATAGCGGAAGAACTCCCCCAGCTCCCCCTTGTCGAACAGGTCCTCGAGGGTCTTCCCTCCGGTCGAAGTCCCCTCCTTCAGGGTCATGAATCCGTTCTTGACCAGCCAGGTGTTGTAATTGATCCCCCTGCGGAACGACGCGAAGCCGTGGTCGGAGCACACGAAGAGGGCGGTCTTGGGCCCGATTCTCTGCATGGCCTCGCCTACGATCCGGTCCATGCGCTCGTACGACCGGGGAATCTCCTCCGCGTACAGCGCCGCCAGTCGGGCGTCGAAGAGCGGATGTCCTGGATCATGGAGCCGCCAGAGCATGTGTCCCACGCGATCGGTGAAGTCGAACACCTGGACGTAGAGGCGGTCCTCCCCGGTCTCGAGGAACCGCCGCATCATTTCGTCCTGCTTGGCGACCGTGGCCTCCATGTCCTCCAGGAAGTGCTTCTCATCGGTCAGCCCGGACGGCAGCGACCAGGTGTCGATCGGCCAGCCGAGAGTCTTGAACAGCCCGAACTCCCGGACCAGGTCGCCCGCGAAGGCGCGCGGCCGGGTGAACGGCACCGGCTGGCTCTGTGGATGGAAGTTCAGCGGCGAGGCGTAGAGCCGCAGCTCGGGCGAGAGCGACAGGAGCTTGAAGCGGATGATTCCCGTCAGTCCGGCCACGCGGTCCACCACCGGGTTGACCGGAATCGGTACCACGAACCAGTCACTCCAGGATCCGGGGCGGAGGGTCTGGCGCGCCCCGGCCAGTTCAATGCTGGCGCTGTCGCCCGTGGCCTCGATCCGGAACGGCACGTCGAGTCGGCGCGCCACACCCCGCTCCGCCAGGCGCTTCTCCGCTTCCGAACGTGCCTGCGAGCGCGCCGCTCCCTCCAGGCCGCGGGTCGCGTCCTCCACCACGTAATCGTAGAACGGCTGGTTGAGGGGGCCGAAGATGACCGTGTCGATCGTGCCGCGCTTCGCCTTCAGGCGGACGATTTCCACGCTGAACTGGTTGTCCTTGAGCGCCAGCGCTTCGTC
Above is a genomic segment from Candidatus Polarisedimenticolia bacterium containing:
- a CDS encoding 50S ribosomal protein L25 — translated: MKELVVDVKGRGDLGKNESRRLRSQGQIPAIVYGARKDPVPVVVDPKKILEIIHSESGVNTIFQLNLAEKEARRHVMIKEYQVDPVKGNLIHADFVRIQMDEVIEVEVPVQVTGEAAGVKLDGGILEHVTRLVRVSCLPGDIPEHITIDVTPLKIGDALRVSDLPTSDRYRILTETDQTLVVVSPPAKEETVAPAAEAAPAAPAEPEVIKKGKVVEEGAAEAEEGEAAKKKEAKKPEGKK
- a CDS encoding ribose-phosphate pyrophosphokinase; the encoded protein is MSGLDTSNLKVFSGSAHPALAQEICRVLGIPLGKTECRRFADGEAYCQILENVRGTDAFVIQPTCTPADANLMELLVMLDAFKRSSAARITAVLPYYGYARQDRKDKPRVPISAKLVADLLTAAGADRVLAMDLHAPAIQGFFNIPVDHLFAAPVMIEHVESLHLKNPVIVSPDAGGVERARAYAKRLDAALAIIDKRRGEGNEPKVMHVIGDVEGKTCLIVDDIVDTAGTLAGTVQALTRKGARAIYGCFSHAVLSGPAVERIRSSEMLQTVVTNSIPISEEKRKAGRITVLSVAGILGEAIKRIHTNSSVSSLFV
- the spoVG gene encoding septation regulator SpoVG; amino-acid sequence: MEITEVRVFPVEEEKLKAFVSIIIDDCFVVSDIKIIHGNSGLFISMPSKKRKNGTFRDIAHPLNNETRKKIEDKVLARYREVLVNLDSGRSRPAAEGRDGSDDEAGRERPTIIQPDDSTPA
- a CDS encoding 4-(cytidine 5'-diphospho)-2-C-methyl-D-erythritol kinase; its protein translation is MTRIRLKAHAKINLNLTIKARRPDGYHLIESAVQTVSLHDTLILDAVPAGLVLDIDDPDLAAGPDNLVWKAAEALLPRLANGPRGARIRLEKRIPTGAGLGGGSSDAAAALVGLRRLWNLDLSDGELAGLASTLGSDVPFFLTGGTALLTGTGTEVRPLPDLEGFEVLIVFPRIPISTREVYGRVVAPLTSALKISTMPRFNQTPEDDFPREVETWVRAGNDLEPYACALCPAIGKIKDRLLVAGASAAAMTGSGSAVFGIFRTAAAAERALADIGPSGFTVMRSVPINSRDYRRRAAFD
- a CDS encoding tetratricopeptide repeat protein; this encodes MRSGRWTRAILVASILLLASERRALGAAGPGRNPAQPEAYYHYSLAQQMILERDYINALEQMENATRTDSSPSLLLELAQLKFSLSDLAGASVLAERIVAADPGMAPAQKLLGDIHLRRAREGGDAEAQIGEAIERYRAALRANPADGDSCRALTELYYHTGRLKEAGETILEFGSGQPLDPALSLLLGKVYARTGRAQEAEKVLSRLVARSPGNLEAADALAAVLEYGKKYDEAIALYTDLLERSVDSVYLHGRIGSLHLLAGRNDEAIPELLKALEADPGDSRSLLSLAQAYEGAGRIDEAIAACDRLIRKEPANLEARFQMARLRQKDGEVETALAQYREIIELANGRGAVSDREAAVLALTFSQIGILQLEGRRYGDASESFVEALNSAGDPGPELFLLLARAQMLGGKPDEARRVAVEAERRFPDDLDAKVFSGEILIATGKEGDARQHFKALIEEAGGSSDVYARVSEAFLRQKRYAEADAVLKEATGRHPGDDALLFARGAALERLGKHADAERLLARAIRVNPKNAMALNYLGYMLADRGVKLTEAVGYVERALQINPKSAAYLDSLGWVRFRMGLYSEAEKHLRAALRYDASDPTIHEHLGDLLRETGRQDEAVREWQAALASGHEEPERVRKKILKIESARPVTP
- a CDS encoding serine/threonine-protein kinase — encoded protein: MPKAIGRYEILEEIGRGSMGLVYKARDPRIGRIVALKTIAFSFPLGPNEEEEFLHRFYHEAQVAGRLNHPHIVTIYDVGEKAPGEDAYIAMEYVTGTNLHDLLAGGGRLPLLQVADVMDRLAQALDYAHENGVVHRDIKPANILMTESGQPKILDFGIARLVAGGLTRPGKFFGTPNYMSPEQVIGGEVDGRSDQFSLGVILYQLLTGEKPFVGDSVTAISYQVVNVDPPPPSKLNPALRPSFDRILRKAVAKSASDRYGCCQDLVADLKAAVEQWRDSAKQSEPPTLVSREDGKGPASEPVSVGSRGIVFLAPRFARLFAPSGSPLGIGWVAFLICLVLLASAPFLLYRSPAGRSGSQPLGLLTSPAPAGSLAGLAGAPGQAEGWAAQTARLRLTLQHRFESGRIEVRLDGSPLVDEKLRSASGRSRFMRTLGVAPGTHRVEVRVVSGKSFDDIVGIQGDFRPNEQKVLTVSVSPMTKRLKARFDEPPAGSARP
- a CDS encoding S41 family peptidase; this encodes MKITADRKLMLVLSTALVLFSVSGAMMGRVVAVEGTYSYLKLFNEALYLIVHNYVQPVQLDGLMEGAYRGMLESLDPVNEYLSPVQYEKAFRGDAGGPAGAGLTLSKRRGYLVVVSVQAGSPAAEAGMQTGDVVVMIDGRSTRLMGVWEASRALRGKPSTKVTLNVSPVAAAGRKTIELTRRTLAPPAPSGTLEAPDAGVVRVAALQEGDAKRLDQAIAGLKKRGAARLLLDLRGCSSDSLAEGIGAASLFINDGTIVTVTDRYDGDKAYKADGRRRVWSGPLVVLVNEGTSGACEVLAAALHDDRSAPIVGQKTWGEGAVRALLPLQQGDGIFLATGRLQSPSGKEWHGQGIQPDLAIEGRPTDSDDPQLKKAIEYLRGVSRPADRNAA
- a CDS encoding peptidoglycan DD-metalloendopeptidase family protein, producing MEGFLALALCGAVNPAPVGAAPEDDASRLKEIRRQEEEGRLDRVRREIEELKVRLVEAEASAGSVLDSIEELDLRMALLSREAESLKDELGRTAERERLARLEALTLEQKLARTEEELRGYLRETYKIGPARYLRVVTAASAPAQIAAGYRSIEALSLSEARRVEDYRADRARLDEVLADLEGKDASLRALQAALHGKSRDLRQARGSKQSILAGLQRRQSLQKEMLGDLLQVEQDIRSLLDRLARPDASAGVPSLGFARFRGLLDWPARGRLAVPFGNMRHPRFSTIVPHPGIDIASAPGQEVRAVFDGRVVFSDWFKGYGQMVVIDHGDGYLSVYGHVDERLVAAGHDVKRDDPIARSGAGGSFEQPGLYFEIRHDGKPEDPAAWLRGLPGRVAERKPAAPRIKRESRRVP